Genomic window (Nitrospirales bacterium LBB_01):
ACCCAGCTGTAAACGTAACAATAACAGAGGGAGGCAAAGAAATTTTCACAGGCTGGCTGTACAGCAAATTTCCGGACGTTCACCCCTTTGAACATAATAAATACGCTGTTACGTTGGTTGAAGGAATTAGGAAAAAATAGGGGTTGGCAACCCATGCAGTTATAAGTTTTGTTAACAGGAGAGAGTAACTTACATGGCATATACGATAGCGTTTTCAGGCAAGGGAGGCACTGGAAAGACAACACTTGCCGGGCTTACGGTGCGGTATTTGATGGAGAAAACCGGCAGGCCAATTCTTGCCGTTGATGCCGACAGTAATTATTGTTTGAATCTGGCGCTGGGAGTTCAAGTTCATACAACAATTGGCGGCATAAGGGAGTCGTCGCTTCAAAGTGTTCGTTCGGGCGCTCAGAGGCCTGGCGGTATGAGCACAGGGGAACTCTTTGACTATGAAGTGCAGCAGTCCATAGTGGAGGCAAAGGGGTTTGACCTTCTTGTCATGGGACGCCCCGAGGGACCAGGCTGCTACTGTGCCGCAAACAACGTTATAAGGAAATACACCGATAAATTATCGCAGGACTACGCCTTTGTTGTTATTGACGCTGAGGCCGGTATGGAACACCTAAGCCGCAGAACCGAAAACAACGTTGATATAATGTTTACCGTAACCGATGCAACCGTTAAGGCACTTGAAACGGCAAAACGAATCGGGGCGCTTATGGATGAGTTGGGGCTAAAAATATCGGAAAGACATGTAATAATAAACCGGGTCAGAGGAACTGACGGCGGTGAGCTGAAAAAAGAGGCGGATTCAAGAGGACTCTCCGTTTGTGGGTTCTTGCCTGAGGATGACAAAATCTCAGCTATTGATCTGTCCGGTCGTCCAGTCTTTGACATAGCCTCCGATGCAGCTGTAATAACATCATTTTATTCAATTTTGGACAATACGTTAAAGTATTAAATAAGGGGGTAGATTTCAATGTATTTTAAATTGGAAAAAAGGACTGGATTCCCGCTCGTAGGCGGGAATGACAAGAGGGGGCTTTCTTTTTTTTGTCATTCCTGCGAAGGCAGGAATCCAGTCCTTTTTTGTTAACGGAGCTAACTGCATAGGCAATAATATTAATTTGATGGATAATATGAGAGTTTTGATTTCCTGGCACGCAGCCACAGAAAGCCTCAATAGAAGGCTTATAGCAGAGCTTGTTTCAAAAGATGTTACAATAAAGGCAATTGTCCCTAAATGGTGGAATGAAGGAAGCAGAAAAACTGTTTTTGAAAAACAACAATATGACAATTACGAAATACTATCGTCTCCAACCATTTTTACAAACCATATTAGAGCGTTTTTTTATCCCAATGTTCTGAAAATTTACAGAGAAATTGCGGACTTCAAACCTCACATCATCCACATCATGGAGGAGCCATTTTCGTTTGCTGCCTATGAGTTGATAGTGATTTCAAAACTCTTAAAGCCACGACCAAGAATCATTTTGTATTCAGCTGAAAACATAGATTTCCGACAAAAATTCCTCTATTCGTACTTCCAGTGTAGTAATTTAAAAAATGCAGATGCCATAGCGGTCGTTCCGGCTGAAAGTGTTGCTATATGGCAACATAGGGGTTTTAGAAAGGCAATTTATACGATTCCACTTGGTTTTGATGCAACTCTATACGAGAAAAATGCTGAAGTTAAGATGCCATATCTAATTCGTAAAGCAAAAGATGCTTTTAAAATAGGATACGCAGGACGTATTACACCGGAAAAGGGGATTGAGACAGTTATCAGGGCACTATCAATTCTAAAAGACAGGGGTAAAAACTGTGTATTTTTTATAGTCGGCGGCGGAGATCATAAGAATACCCTACAGAACTTAATATCAGAGTCAGGCATTAACGATTTAGTTCATTTCCTTGATGCCATAAGCCAAAACGAAATGCCGGCATTTTATAATTCCCTTGACGTTTTTGTCTTGCCATCACTGACAACTGACAGATGGAAAGAGCAGTTTGGACGCGTACTGATAGAGTCTATGGCATCAAAGACGCCGGTGATAGGCTCATCATCGGGTGAAATTCCAAGAGTTATAGGAAACAGTGGTCTTGTCTTTAAAGAAAATGATGCTCTTCAATTGGCTGACTCAATACAAAAACTCATCGATAACGATGAACTCAGGGCTGAACTTTCTAAAGCGGGCTATAAAAAAGTATATGAAAACTACACATGGTCTAAGGTTGCCGAGAGTTATATAAAGGCATATAAAGAGCTCTTACCCATATGAAAGGTTATTCTATTTACAAAGTCCTTTGGACTCACTCAACAAACTGTCAACAGCGCAGAGGATTCCTGTTACTGACTCTGATACTGCTAAAGCCTCTGATGCGCTTTCTTTAGATAAATCTTTGATTTCGCTGACGAATTTTGAAACACTTTTCACTGAGTCGTTTTGCTTTTCTATTAGCTCGTTTATAATGGATATTCCGCCATGAAAGTGCTCTACGGTTGCATTTATCTCTTTCATACGAATTAAAACATTTTTAACAAGCTCAGTGCCCTCAATTATTTTTTTGATGTTTTTACCGAACTGTTCCTGAGCGTTTTGCATATCCATAACAACAGTTGCCACAGTCTTACTAATATCTTTCCCGGATTGTGATGATTCCTCGGCAAGAATCCTTACTCTGTCGGCAACTACGGCAAATCCCCCGCCTGCCGTGCCTGCCTTAGCTGCCTCTATAGAGGCATTCAGAGCAAGCAGGTTTGTATCGTTGGCTATCTTATCTATTTTACTTGTAAAATTATTTATAGATGTCACCTTAGTATGTAAAGACTCTATGATAGACCTTGAGTCTTCTATTAATTTAATCATAGAGGAAAGCTCCGATTCGGCTAAAGAGGATGATTCCATTGCCAATTGAGCCAGCTTTCCTCCGCGTGTAGCTTCAGTTGAAAGCTCTGCGGTTTGATTGTGGAGTTTGTCTGAGCCGTCAACGAGGGTTTCAATCTGAGAGTTTAGGCCGTTAAGATGACTTGACACCTCCTCGCTCTTATGTGCAATGTCTTCGGCAGATACTGTTATAGACCTGACTTTTTCCAGAAGTGATGTAGCTACGGAATCTATGGTTTTTACATTATTAACTACAGTTGTAAGCATTCTGTCAAAATTAAGAATTACGCTTTTAAGCAGGTCTTTGCTGCCGCTTGCGGCATTCAAATCCTCACCGAGATTTTCCTTAGTTTTTTGGGAAAATGTTGCGATAAAGTCTTTCTGAAGTTTCTTAAATATAAAATAGTTACCAAATCCAACGGAGGCGCCGGCGCCAAAGCAGCCAAGTATAAAATACTTAAGCATTCCCTCTTTCCATACTACAAAAAAATTGGCATAAAATGGAAACACTAGTGCCGCAGCAAAACCCACCATCAGATAAATCATAAGTATTTTTCTCATTGTCTTCATATAGGACTCCCCATTTCTTTACAAAACTACTTATGCCTCCCGCAAAAGCGTAGCAGTATTATATATAAAACAACCAACTATTTTCATCTTTAAACTCTGAAGTGTTATACTGGATACGAAATAATTACTACCGGAATTTTTGAGCTATGTTTCAAAACAACTTAGACATTATATATTTCATCTATGGATCATCCTACGTAATAATGGGGATTGTGGTCCTGAGGCAGCCAAAAGAAGGAAGCACGTTTAAGCTGGCAGGTGTTCTTTGGCTTTTGGCGGGATTTGGATTATTGCACGGAATGAACGAGTGGTTGAATATGTGGGCAATAATAAAAGGCAGAAACGTGGGCGTTGATTTATTGCAGTGGCTTTGTCTCACTACATCCTATGCGTTTTTATTTGAGTTTGGCAGAAGAACTATCAGAGTTACTGGCAAGGAGGATATTATCAATTGGAAAAGATTGATAATATATCTTAAATGGTGGATGATTTTGGGTGCTGGAACTAGTGTTTTTTTATTTTTCATATCAATTCATGATTCAGTGAATGCAGGTAGTATTGCTGCAAGATATACATTGGGATTTCCAGGTTCTATTTTATATAGTGGATCCCAAATATGAGACAATCAGTTAAGATAGAGCTGGTTGTAATGAATGGGAGGATAAAATGAAAAACAGACGGAAGTTTGGCAAAGAGTACAAAGCAAAAGTAGCAATAGAAGCGCTCAAAGGTCAGAGGACAGCCAATGAGATAGCGCAGGAATTTGATATTCATGTGAACCAGGTGAATGAATGGAAAAAGCATTTAGTAGAAGGGGCGTCAACGTTATTTAATGGAGTGCAAGAAAATTCTCAGGCGGCATATGAATCAGAGCGAGAGCGGTTATATAGTCAAATAGGGAAGTTGCAAGTAGAAGTGGACTGGCTAAAAAAAAAGAGCCTGTTACTTGCGCAACGGTAAGTGAGAAACGAGCGATGATAGAGCCAGCAAATAAGGAATTGAGTATTCGTCAGCAGTGTAACCTGCTAAGCCTTCCACGCTCCAGTTATTATCGTCAGGCAGTACCGGAGAGCGAGGAGAATTTGAAGGTGATGAGGGCAATAGATGAGCAGTACACAATGCATCCATGGTATGGAAGCCGCACAATGGTTTACATTCTTTTCCGAGCAGGATATAAAGTAAATCGCAAGCGAGTAAAGCGTTTGATGATGTTGATGGGTCTTGTATCTATAGCACCCAGAAAAAGAACGACAGTACGGAATAAGCAACATAAAGTTTACCCTTATCTACTGCGATTATTAGATATTACTATCATCAACCAAGTCTGGTGCAGTGATATAACGTATATTCGAATGAGACATGGCTTTGTGTATCTGACAGCAGTAATGGACTGGTATAGCCGCTATGTGCTGTCATGGGAGGTGTCAGTGACAATGGATGATGGTTTTTGCGTAAGTAGCCTTGAGCGAGCCCTTAGGCTCTATGGCAGTCCTGAGATATTCAAC
Coding sequences:
- a CDS encoding glycosyltransferase family 4 protein — translated: MTRGGFLFFVIPAKAGIQSFFVNGANCIGNNINLMDNMRVLISWHAATESLNRRLIAELVSKDVTIKAIVPKWWNEGSRKTVFEKQQYDNYEILSSPTIFTNHIRAFFYPNVLKIYREIADFKPHIIHIMEEPFSFAAYELIVISKLLKPRPRIILYSAENIDFRQKFLYSYFQCSNLKNADAIAVVPAESVAIWQHRGFRKAIYTIPLGFDATLYEKNAEVKMPYLIRKAKDAFKIGYAGRITPEKGIETVIRALSILKDRGKNCVFFIVGGGDHKNTLQNLISESGINDLVHFLDAISQNEMPAFYNSLDVFVLPSLTTDRWKEQFGRVLIESMASKTPVIGSSSGEIPRVIGNSGLVFKENDALQLADSIQKLIDNDELRAELSKAGYKKVYENYTWSKVAESYIKAYKELLPI
- a CDS encoding methyl-accepting chemotaxis protein; this translates as MKTMRKILMIYLMVGFAAALVFPFYANFFVVWKEGMLKYFILGCFGAGASVGFGNYFIFKKLQKDFIATFSQKTKENLGEDLNAASGSKDLLKSVILNFDRMLTTVVNNVKTIDSVATSLLEKVRSITVSAEDIAHKSEEVSSHLNGLNSQIETLVDGSDKLHNQTAELSTEATRGGKLAQLAMESSSLAESELSSMIKLIEDSRSIIESLHTKVTSINNFTSKIDKIANDTNLLALNASIEAAKAGTAGGGFAVVADRVRILAEESSQSGKDISKTVATVVMDMQNAQEQFGKNIKKIIEGTELVKNVLIRMKEINATVEHFHGGISIINELIEKQNDSVKSVSKFVSEIKDLSKESASEALAVSESVTGILCAVDSLLSESKGLCK